AGTTATTTACCTACCGAGCGTGGCTAAGGTAGCGCCAGAACTTTACGGGGAGCTTCAACTAACAAATACGGCGCGTTACGAAACGCTAGACCAGGCGATAGCTACTTGCGATCGTACGTTGTCCAGCGTGGCCGCTCATCCGGAACTACATATAGTCGCTGATGGCCAGGATTTTGACGCCAAAATGCGGCGGGCCAAAAATTTGGCGTTCGATAATCAAAATGAATATGAAACCAAATGGCGGCCAGCAGATGAAGTGGAATTGGTCGAATGGATCAAGGCCAAACAAAAAGCTGGCGAAGTTCTAAACTCTATAGAAATCGGCCAAAGTTATCACCGCTTGCCCGACGGCACAACCTATAGACTGCGGGCTGGCACTGGCAGCGATGGCCAGGATTTTTATCACTTTACAGTAAAGCAAAGGCATGAGTATGGTAGCAGGGAGATTAACCGCATCATAACCGAGCAGCAATATCAGACTTTGGCCGATCAACCATGTCAAGGCTGGTTGTTCAAAAAACGCTTCGTCGTTTTAGATAACTGGCAGGTTTGGCACTGCGATTTCATCATGGACGGGGATGAAGGCTTCTGGATAGTCGAGGCTGAAGTTACGTGCCCCGAAGAGATTGATAATATTCAGTGCCCAGTGGCAATGGTTGATGCCAATTATTTTAAAACCGAAGACTATGCCAGCAGAAATCTTCCACGACGCTAAACGGCCTATGCTTGCAAAGCTTAACCTTAGCGTTCATCCTGAAAGTGAGTATGGACCGCCCGCTTGAGCACCACATCCAGCGCAGCATTATTGTGAGGCTGTCTTTGGCTGAAACTTTGCGCTTTTCGGATTTGAAGCCGGCCAGCCTCGAAAATAACCATTTTATGTACCATTTAAACCGGCTGATAAAAGACGGCTTGGTCGAAAAACGCGATAATTTGTATGCTCTCGCACCGGCTGGTTTGACTTATGTAGATCTGCTTAGCTACAAAAACCGCCGGCCAAGACATCAGCCCAAATTAATCGCAATTTTGGTTGTTCAAAATAAAAACGGTGATTATCTGTTGGCCCAACGCCACGTCCAGCCTTATTACGGTTACGCGATGTTGCCAAGCGGCAAGCAGCATTTTGGCGAAAGCCCGTTTGAGCATGCTGCCCGTGAAGCGAAGGAAAAGACCGGTCTAGCCATCAAGCTCGCTCACCGTGGTTACGTGAATGTAAAAATATCTAAAGGTGACCATATAATCAGCCATGTTGCAGCGCATGTTTTTAGCGGCAAGCTCAACGATCAAGGTGCTATCAAGCAGGGCGACGAGCGGTTTAAGCTCTTCTGGCAGCCAAAAAACGAGCTTGATAAAGTCAAACTTATGCCCGGCACACTTGAAATTATCGAGCTGGTTAGCAAAAACCAAACAACATTTTTTGAATCTTTAGAATATCAGCTTGCTTGATATACTATTTAACAGATGAAGCGATACAATCCCAAAGAGATTGAGCCAAAATGGCAGAGTGTTTGGCGCGAATCCGGCATTTATAAAACGGACATGAGTCGTACCAACGATAAGTTTTATGTAATTCCGATGTTGCCGTACCCGTCCGGCGATTTGCACATTGGCCATTGGTATAACTTTGCTCCAACAGATACAGTCGCGCGCTTTCGCCGCATGCTGGGGCAGAACGTTTTCACGACCGTTGGCTTTGATGCGTTTGGTTTGCCAGCCGAAAACGCGGCGATTAAACGCGGCATTCAACCGGCAGTCTGGACTTACGGCAATATCGCCACTATGACCAAGCAGCTGGAGCAAATTGGGGCCAGCTACGATTGGGGCCACAGCTTAGCCACTTGCAAGCCGGATTATTATCACTGGAATCAGTGGCTGTTTTTGCAACTTTATGAAAGGGGCTTAGCTTACCGCGCCAAAAGGGTAGTTAACTGGTGCCCCAAAGATCAGACGGTGTTAGCCAACGAGCAAGTTGTTGGCGAAGAGAACGTTTGCGAGCGCTGCGGCACGCCGGTTGTTCAAAAAGAACTAGAACAATGGTTCTTTAAGATCACCAACTATGCCGACCGCCTGCTGGACGATTTGGAAACTGTTGATTGGCCGGCCAAGGTCAAAACCATGCAGGAAAACTGGATTGGCAAAAGCAAAGGCGCCCTGATCGATTTTGAAGTGGCTAAATCTGATGCTCATAGCTCAGAAAAGCACAAGGAAGAGCCGAAGTGCGGACAAAGCGGTACAAAAGCGTACCGCGGAGAGAGCACTGGAGGATCTGACGCGGTGATTGCTGAGAGTGCCGGCAGTGTTTCCGGCTCTGCCGGAAAGCAGGACGGCACGGCTATGAGCGTCAGGGTTTTCACTACCAGGCCGGATACGATTTACGGTGCGACTTATATGGTCCTGGCGCCCGAACATCCGCTGGTGCTAAAAATCACCAGTGACGAATGCCGCGAGCGGGTTGAAAATTATATCGAAGAAACTAAGCGTAAAACCGAGCTGGAAAGAAAGGAAGGCGAAAAGCATAAAACAGGAAGCTTTACTGGTGCTTATGCCATCAACCCGGCAACCAAGAAAAAGATTCCGATCTGGATTGCTGATTATGTACTGGCGAGCTACGGTACCGGTGCAATTATGGCGGTACCGGCGCACGACGAACGCGACTGGGAATTTGCTAAAAAGTTCGACCTGGACATCCAGCCGGTTGTGGCGCCAATTGTGACCGACAAAGATCATCCGCCCAGGAGCGACAAAGAAAACACTCAGCGCAACGTGGCTATGTGTTTGGTTAAGCATCCTAAAAACGATGAGATCATTACTTTAAAATGGCCTAAGTTTGGCTGGCGCGGCTTGGTAACCGGCGGCGTAGAAAAAGGCGAAGATTTAATCGAAGCCGCCGAGCGCGAAATCACAGAAGAAACCGGCTATAAAAACATGAAGCTGGTCGGCCGCGTACCTTATCCGATTAATTCGCTGTTTTACGCCGAGCACAAAGACGTTAACCGTGATGTGTTTATGAACATCATGATGTTTGAACTGACCGACTTAGAACAAGTGGCTACCAAAAAAGAAGCTCACGAAGATTTTGAAGCTGAGTGGTGGCCATTAAATAAAATTAGCGAGCTATGGCCAGTGTCTGAGCTAGAGTATATTATCGCCTGGCTAAAAAACGGCGACCAAGCTTATGCTGGCGAAGGTACCATGATAAATTCCGGTAAATACGACCGCATGAGCTCGGCCGAAGCTCGGGAAAAAATCGTTGCCGATCTAGAAAAAGAAGGCATTGCCAAAGAGCAAACTAACTACAAGTTGCGCGATTGGCTGATTAGCCGCCAGCGCTACTGGGGCACGCCGATTCCAATAATTTACTGTAACGACTGCGGCATGCAGACAGTGCCGGAAAAAGACTTGCCGGTTATTTTGCCAGAAGATGTTGAATTCACGCCGACTGGACGCAATCCTTTGCTGGATAGACCAGACTTTGTTGGTACAACTTGTCCGAATTGCGGCAAACCAGCCAAGCGCGAGACCGACACCATGGATACTTTTGTCGATTCCAGCTGGTACTTCCTGCGCTATCTGGATAACAAAAATGATAAAGCGGCTTTTGATACAGAGCTAATTAACAAATGGATGCCGATGGACCACTACATTGGCGGTATCGAACACGCTATCTTGCACTTGCTATATGCCCGATTTGTCACTAAATTCTTGCACGATGAACATGGCCTAAATTTTGAAGAACCGTTCCGAAAATTAACCAATCAAGGTTTAATTTTGGGCCCTGACGGTCAAAAAATGAGCAAAAGCAAGGGTAACGTGATTAATCCGGACGAGCAGGTGACAGGTTACGGCGCCGACAGCCTACGGCTTTATTTAATGTTCATGGGTCCTTACGATCAAGGCGGGCCGTACTCTTTGGGTGGTATCGCCGGTACGCGCCGGTTCCTGGACCGCATTTGGACTTTGGTTGGCGAGTTTTTGGAAGCCCCAGCCGAAGCCAAATCTAATATTAGCGAGACGGCTTTAATGGCTGCTACCCACCGTACTATTAAAAAAGTTACCCAAGACTTAGAAAAGCTGGGCTTTAACACCGCGATTGCTGCCATGATGAGCCTGGTTAACGAGCTATATAAACAAAAAGCGGCTAATGGTATCAGCCAAACTCCTGCCTGGCGCCAAAGCTTAGAAAGTTTAATTCAGTTGCTGGCGCCATTCGCGCCGCATATCACCGAAGAAATGTGGCTCGACATGGGCCATGAAGAATCGATCCATGTATCTAATTGGCCACTGTGGGACGAGAAGCTAGCCAAAGAAGAAATGATAACCCTGGCTGTTCAAATCAACGGCAAAGTCCGGGCTCAAATTACAGTTTCGGCCGACGCTAGCGAACAAGAAATCGTATCCGAAGCCAGGGAAGAAGCCGAGGAATATCTTGTCGGAAAAGAAGTCAAAAAAATAATCTACGTCCCTGGCCGCCTAGTTAGCTTAGTAGTCTAGGGGAAGAGCAGCCCGACAAAATGTATTCCATTTTGCCGGCGCGATGAGAAACCCGCTTGCGGGTGTCTCATAAGGCGAAGCCGCATCTACGTCCCTGGCCGCCTAGTTAGCTTAGTTGTCGTTGGCTAAAGTTGTTTTTAAGAGGTAGATAAGCTATAATCTAGCCAAGCTACAAAGGCAAAATAATCCCGAAATAAGGAGTAAATATTTCATGGGTAAACCCAAAAAACGAACTAGTTCCCGCCGCAGCGGCAGCCGCCGCAGCCACTTGGTATTAAAGCTGGCCCGCCGCGTTAACGGCCTCAGCCCGGTAAAAGCTACTGTTGGCACCAAAAAGATTGGTAAAACCGCCTCAAAATAAAGCT
This window of the Candidatus Saccharimonadales bacterium genome carries:
- a CDS encoding AAA family ATPase; translated protein: MSNLEFDPVLSPNNQEYPRAAEIVRNLLAPQPVIIGIEGGPCGGKTTLTEQIVAEAESRGQPVYVLPEVATKHILKLHEQGFSIPELAANDREGYLAFQMAVLGDINQRLISAKKEFAGTDTLILSDRLSNRPYITGEEYEELCRRLGYGPNEVIQNHVDKVIYLPSVAKVAPELYGELQLTNTARYETLDQAIATCDRTLSSVAAHPELHIVADGQDFDAKMRRAKNLAFDNQNEYETKWRPADEVELVEWIKAKQKAGEVLNSIEIGQSYHRLPDGTTYRLRAGTGSDGQDFYHFTVKQRHEYGSREINRIITEQQYQTLADQPCQGWLFKKRFVVLDNWQVWHCDFIMDGDEGFWIVEAEVTCPEEIDNIQCPVAMVDANYFKTEDYASRNLPRR
- a CDS encoding NUDIX domain-containing protein — protein: MDRPLEHHIQRSIIVRLSLAETLRFSDLKPASLENNHFMYHLNRLIKDGLVEKRDNLYALAPAGLTYVDLLSYKNRRPRHQPKLIAILVVQNKNGDYLLAQRHVQPYYGYAMLPSGKQHFGESPFEHAAREAKEKTGLAIKLAHRGYVNVKISKGDHIISHVAAHVFSGKLNDQGAIKQGDERFKLFWQPKNELDKVKLMPGTLEIIELVSKNQTTFFESLEYQLA
- a CDS encoding class I tRNA ligase family protein, whose product is MKRYNPKEIEPKWQSVWRESGIYKTDMSRTNDKFYVIPMLPYPSGDLHIGHWYNFAPTDTVARFRRMLGQNVFTTVGFDAFGLPAENAAIKRGIQPAVWTYGNIATMTKQLEQIGASYDWGHSLATCKPDYYHWNQWLFLQLYERGLAYRAKRVVNWCPKDQTVLANEQVVGEENVCERCGTPVVQKELEQWFFKITNYADRLLDDLETVDWPAKVKTMQENWIGKSKGALIDFEVAKSDAHSSEKHKEEPKCGQSGTKAYRGESTGGSDAVIAESAGSVSGSAGKQDGTAMSVRVFTTRPDTIYGATYMVLAPEHPLVLKITSDECRERVENYIEETKRKTELERKEGEKHKTGSFTGAYAINPATKKKIPIWIADYVLASYGTGAIMAVPAHDERDWEFAKKFDLDIQPVVAPIVTDKDHPPRSDKENTQRNVAMCLVKHPKNDEIITLKWPKFGWRGLVTGGVEKGEDLIEAAEREITEETGYKNMKLVGRVPYPINSLFYAEHKDVNRDVFMNIMMFELTDLEQVATKKEAHEDFEAEWWPLNKISELWPVSELEYIIAWLKNGDQAYAGEGTMINSGKYDRMSSAEAREKIVADLEKEGIAKEQTNYKLRDWLISRQRYWGTPIPIIYCNDCGMQTVPEKDLPVILPEDVEFTPTGRNPLLDRPDFVGTTCPNCGKPAKRETDTMDTFVDSSWYFLRYLDNKNDKAAFDTELINKWMPMDHYIGGIEHAILHLLYARFVTKFLHDEHGLNFEEPFRKLTNQGLILGPDGQKMSKSKGNVINPDEQVTGYGADSLRLYLMFMGPYDQGGPYSLGGIAGTRRFLDRIWTLVGEFLEAPAEAKSNISETALMAATHRTIKKVTQDLEKLGFNTAIAAMMSLVNELYKQKAANGISQTPAWRQSLESLIQLLAPFAPHITEEMWLDMGHEESIHVSNWPLWDEKLAKEEMITLAVQINGKVRAQITVSADASEQEIVSEAREEAEEYLVGKEVKKIIYVPGRLVSLVV